The segment CCCATGTCAACACACTTGCAGCCATAGGTCTGCTCAATGAGCCTCTTGGTGGAGGGAATGCCCGCCCCAGGCTCTCCCGAAAAGAACATTATCCTGAAGGAGAAGTCCTTCCGGCAATCATAGCCGTTTTCCCTGGCCACCTCGGCTATGTACAGGGCATAAGAGGGAGTGCCGTAGAAGGCAGTAGGCTTGATCTCCTTCATCCAGCTTAGCCCCATGAGGGTCTGACCTGGCACACCTGCCCCAAAGGGAAAGCACTTGGCCCCCAGCCGCTCCCCCCCTACCAGGGCTCCCCATGAACCCATGTACAGGCTGAAGAAGGAGCCGATGAAGATGGTATCCTGCGGCCTCAGGCCTGCACCCCACATGATCCTGGCATGGGCATTGGCGATGCGGCGCCAGTCCTCTCTGCCAATGGCGAAGGCCGTGGGTCTGCCTGTTGTGCCAGAGGTGCCGTGAATGCGAATAACCTCTGAAGGCTCGATGCAAAGGTAGCTGCCAAAGGGTGGATTCTCGGCCTGATCTTTGCGGATCTCCTCCTTGGTCAAGACAGGAACCTGCTCAAAATCCTCCAAGCTTCTGATCTTCTCGAGCCGGATCCCTGCTTGATCCCATTTTTTTTTGTAAAAGGGCGAGCGCTCATAGGCCCAGGCCATCTGAGCCTTTATCTTCTGGAATATGATCTTTTCTCTTTCGACCGGATCCATGGTCTCCAGATCCGGGAACCAGTATTTCTGATCTTGCGCCGGCATGTACCTATCGTCGTACAGCGGGGGCCACTGGAGCATGACTCAAACCCTCCTCTCCCTTGCTTCTTGCTCTATGAATGAGATTATGCGACTAACAGGGGTGTTGGGGCCGAAGACTTCTCGGATGCCAAGCCTCTTTAGCTCCTCCATGTCCTGAGGGGGAATCACCCCGCCCATGATCACAGGGATGTCTTCCATGCCCTTTTCTCTGAGAAGCCTCACCACCTTGGGTCCCAGGCTCAGGTGGTTTCCCGAAAGGGTGCTGAGGCCCACCACGTCCGGGGCCTCCTGGAGGGCTGCGGTAGCTATGGCCTCAGGAAACTGGTTGCCCAGATATATCACCTCCATACCCGCATCCCTGAGCAGCCGAGAGATGGATACCACTCCCCGCCAGTGTATGTCCAACCCCAGCTTGGCAAGCAAAACCTTTATTGGCCTGCCCCTTGCCATGTCTTCTCATGCCTCCTTCCCTTGCGCTTTCAGGCCTCCCATGCTGTGCTTTTCTCGAGTTGGGTAGAGCCGTGATTGTGATCGGAAAGATTCATTACCTGAGCCCTTTTCTGGTCATTTGAGGGGGAATTCCCACAGGCCGAAGATTTTTCTGAAGACCCCCTGTATCTCCCCCAAGGTGGCCCTGGCTCTCACGGCCTCCATCACTGGAGGCATGAGATTGCCTCCTTGCAGGCAACACTCCCTCAGATCGTTCATGGCCTTGTGCCAAGCGCCTTTGTCCCTTTGGCTCTTCAGCTCCCTTAGCTTCTGCTTTTGGCGGCTTTCGGTCTCAGGGTATCTGAAGATCTCCTGGGGAATTTGAGAAGATTCCCCGGGCTGATAGTTCACCCCCACTATGGGAAACTTCCCTGACTCTATGGCCCTTTGTTGCTCATAGGCAAAGTCGGCAATGAGCCTGTGCATCCAGCCGCTTTCCACCGAGGCTATGATGCCTCCCAGGGAGTTTATTTTCTCCAGGAATTCCAGGATCCTGGATTCCATCTGGGAGGTCAGGCTCTCCAGGAAATAGGAGCCTCCCAGGGGATCCACCACCTTGGTCACTCCTGTTTCCACCTGGAGAATCTGCTGGGTCCTCAAGGAGATGAGAGCAGATTGTTCGGTTGGGGCCGAGAAAGCCTCGTCGTAGGAGTCCACATGGAGGGATTGGGCTCCGCCCAGCACTGCCGCCAGCCCTTGTATGGCAGCTCGGGCGATGTTGTTGAGGGGTTCTATTGCTGGGAGGGTGATTCCGGCAGTTTGAACATGAAATCGCATGAGGTGGGATCTGGGCTTCTCGGCCCCGAGACCTTCTGAGGTGATCCTGTACCAAACTCTTCTGGAAGCCCTGCACTTGGCTATCTCCTCGAAGAAATCGTTGTGCAGATCCCAGAAAAAGGAAAAACGAGGCAGAAAGGAATCCGGGTGAAGGCCCCTTCTGATGAGCTCTCTGGCCGTGGCCTCTGCGTTGGCTATGGCCACTCCTACCTCGGTGATGGCGTCGGTGCCTGCCTCCCTGAGGTTGTAACCGTTGTAGCTGACCGGATTCCAGCGAGGCAGCAAGGAGCTGGCCTGCTCTATTACATCGCACTGGATCCTGAAAGATTGCCTGGGAGGCAGAATCTCAGGAGCGCTTCCGATGGTTGTTTCCATGAGAAAATCATTTTGAGTTGTGCCCGCCAGGCTTTCCCAGGGAATCCCCCTTTCTTGGGCCATGACCAGGTACATGGAAAGCAGCACCACGGTGGTGCTGGGAAGATGAGTCACCAAAGATACGCTCACCCGGTCTATGGGAAGCCCCTCAAAGAGGGAGGCCATGTCTTCCACCGAGTCTATGGCCACCCCGCACTGTCCCACGTTTCCCTCTGCCTGAGGGGAGTCCGAGTCGTAGCCCCGGATGGTAGGGAGATCCAGCACGATATTGAGCCCTGTGCCTCCCTTTTCCAGGAAGAAACGCATGCGTTTGTTACAGTCTTCCGGAGAGCCAAATCCGGCTATCTGCCTTATGGTGAAGGGCCTTCCCCTGTACATGTTGGGATAAACCCCTCTGGTGTAAGGGGCAAGCCCTGAGAAGCTCAGATCCCTCATGTAATCCAGCTCGCTTATGTCTTCTGGCGTGTATATGAGCCTCAGGGGAATGCCCGAGGCGGATCTGAGATTCTTTTCTCCTTCCAGGTCCTCTGGGCTCAGGCAATCCCTCTCCCATCGGGATCTGGCCTGTCGGATCTCCTCTATGGTTTCAGGATGGAAAAGGCTTTTCTTTTTCATTTCTCCTCCTGGAGTCTTGTTCCCCGAAGGTCTTCTTGAACCATTCCTCTGTCCTGCCTAGGTGTTCTCGCATGAGCTTGCGGGCCTTTTCCCCTTTTGCCTCGGCCACGGCCTGGTAAATGGCCTCGTGCTCTTCCAGGAGCTGGAGCTTTTCCTTTGGGCTGCGGAAGATCCTCTCGTGGGAGACCCTCGTCACCTCTGCAAACAAATAGAAGATGGTGTTGGCCACATGGTAATAGATCCCATTGTGAGTTGCCCTGGCCAGACTCAGGTGAAAGTCGGCATCCAGATGATGGATTGGTTTGCCTTGCTGCAAACCCAGTTTCATCTGCTCCAGGATCTCCTCAAGCAGCTTAAGTTCTTGGGGCTCTATCCTTTCTGCGGCCAGAGCCACGGCCCAGGACTCCACTTCGGTCCTGAACTCGGCCAACTCCACCATTCTCCTCTCAGAGCTCAAGATCAGCTCCTGGAGAGGGTCCCTGAGGCAGCGCTCGGCAACGTTCATGACATATGTGCCATTTCCCTGGACCGATTGCACTAAACCCAGGTGTTCCAGGATCCCCATGGCTTCCCTGAGGGTGGGACGGCTCACTCCCAGTTGTTGAGCCATCTCCCTTTCGGGGGGAAGACGGCTTCCGGGCCTCAGAGCCCCGGAGCCCATGAGTTCCTGGATCTGAACCACTATCTCGTGGGTGACCCTCTTGGGGCGAATGGGCTTGAACAAAAGACCTTCTCCCTTTTAAATGGCCTGACCATTTAACCATTCCAGGAAAAGCATGTCAAGCTCTGAGGGGCTGTATGGAACCCCTGTCCCGCATTTTTCCAGATGAGTGGATCCGGGCCATGCCCGATTGGCTCCCATGAGAAGCCAATTCCCGGATCTGCCCGAAAGATTAGAAAGTTTCTCAGGCTCTGGGTATCACTCCACAGAACATCAATCTGGAGGCAACTGAGAGGTCTCTAAGAAGGGAACAAGAGGGCGGCACTTTCGTCCCGCCCCTTATTCTCGTACAAGACTTGGCAGGGTTACTCTTCGCTGGGGGAGTAGAAACACTTTTTGGGAGAGTTGATCTTGCCTTTCTCCTTGAGCTCTTGGATGGCCTTGGAGACCTCAGAGACGTCTTTGCCCGTGATCCTGGCCACATCTCCGGGCCTAAGGGGCCGACCAGCCTTTTTCATGGCCTCCAGAATTGTTTTTTCGGTCTCGCTCATGAGCATCACCTCCTGCTGAGATACTGGCCTAAGCATAGGGCCTAGGACCTGGATTACCTCCAACCCCCAGAGACTGTAATGGGTTTGGAGGCAATCCAGGTTCCAAAGAAAAATCTTAAGCAGGGCATCTCGGGGAGTCAACAACAAAGCCCACCAAAGTTTTTTCTCTAACATCTCACAGGAGGTGTCATGGATGAGGGTTGGTACAGAGCAACTCCTTTAGAGCTCCTGGATACCTTTTTGCAAAATCCTCGCATTTGCCCGGGGAGTGATCTTTTGTTTTGTTTGGCGGTGGTCCACTGATCGGGGTTCAAGTCAAGCCCGGGAAGTGATATGATCCTTCAGCCTTCTGCTTACATGGAGATACTGCCACGGCATGCATTCCCGGTGCCAGGCGAACAAATCATCCCGCAAGAGGAGGTGGCAAGATGAGCGGCAGGAGAGGCTTTTGGGTGTGCATGGTATCTCTTTTCGTGCTGGGCCTGTGCCTGAGTGCAGGTATCAAGCCCTCTCATTCGGCCGAAAAGGTGATCAAGTGGAAGTGCCAGTCCCACTGGCCCACGGCCAGCAGTTCTTACAAGGACAGCCTCATTCGACTGGTGGAAAACATCAAAAGCAGGACCAACGGCCGCCTTCTCATAGAGCCTTTTGCGGCCGAGTCACTGGTGCCCTCACCTGAAATATTCAATGCAGTCAAGAGGGGCATGATAGAGATGGCCACGGCCTCCCCTGGCTATTTCCGTGACCAGGTCCCCCTTGCCGGGATCGCCTCCGGGCTTCCTTTTGCCTTCCGCCAGGTGTGGGAGTGCGCTTACTTCCACAAAGGGCTGGGCTTTGAACAGATGATGAGGGAGGCCTGCTCCCCACACGGAGTCTATGTTTCCACTGACAAGGTGTATCCCACTGAGATGGTATCCAAGAAGCCCCTGGAGAAGATGGAGGATTTCAAGGGCTTAAAGGTACGTTCATCAGGGGTTTTGGCCAACTTCCTGACTGCCTTGGGCGGAGCAGGCTCTTACATCCCAGGACCAGAGATTTACCCAGGCCTGGCCTCGGGGGTGATAGACGCTGCCCACTGGGGGGCCGTGCAAGGAGCAGCCAGCATGGGCTTTTATGATGTGTGCAAGTACCATCTGAAGCCAGGTCTGAACATTGCTGCCACCGATGTTTGGCTCATCAATCAGAAGGCCATGGACTCTCTGCCTGCGGACATAAGGGAGATACTGCTTTGGACTCTGGAGGAACAATTCTGGTTCAGGACAACCCAGTATGAGTATCTGGAGGCCATCACCCTGGCCAAGGTGCAGAAGGAAAAGGGCGTCAAGGTGGTGGTGCTTGCGCCCGAGGAGCAGAAAAAGATCACGGAGGTGGCGGTCAAGATCTGGGACGAAGAGGCCAAGAAGGCGCCCGAAAACGCCAAGGCAGTGGAGCTGCTAAAAGATTTTCTCAAGTCCTTGGGATACCTGTGATCAGAGGCCGGGCAAGTGGCCTGGGGGCTCGTGCAAGTCACCCACTCTCGGGCCACTTCCTTTGAAATCTGCCTTCTAGAATGGGGCAAGGGGAGGATTTACGCGCCGGAGGTGAGAAACCGTGCAGAGGGTCTTGAATGCGGTGGATTTTCTCAACGACAGACTAGGCAGGATCCTCTCTTTGGGGATCCTTCTCATTTTCGGGCTTTTGATCCTGGAGGTGGCCCTCAGGTACCTGTTCAACTCACCCACGGTCTGGGCCAATGAGCTGACTCAGATGATCTTCGGGGCGTACGTGGTTCTCTCAGGGGGACATCTTCTCTGGTGCGGTGGGCACGTTAACGTGGACATCCTTTATTCTCGGCTCTCACCAAGGACCAAGGCCTTGATGGATGTGCTCACCTCATCGGTATTCTTCGCCTTTTGCTTGATGCTACTTTATTACGGGGGCTCCCTGGCCTTGGAGTCCCTGGGCAGATGGGAGCATTCCCAGTCACCTTGGAATCCCCCTCTTTACCCTGTGAAGCTGACCATACCTCTGGGGGCCCTGCTGGTGCTCATTCAAGGCACGGCCAAGCTCCTCAGGGACATATTGATTCTGGCTGGTAAGAAAGAGCCCTCGGCTCCCAAGCCACATTGAGGAATGCAGGATGAACATAGAGCTTTTGACCATTCTCTTCTTTTCGGCCTTGCTCTTGGTCTTGCTCCTTGGGCTACCCCTTTCTTTTGTGCTGGGAGGGGTTTCCGTTGTGTTTCTTTATTTCACCTGGGGTCCCCAGTCCTTTTACATGGTGGCAGCCCAGACATGGGGAGCCATGAACAAGTTCACCCTGGTGGCCATTCCCCTTTTCATCTTCATGGCCATGATCCTGGAAAGGGCTGGGGTGGCGGAAGACCTGTACGAGATGATGTATCTTTGGTTCGGCCCCCTGAGGGGCGGCCTGGCCATAGGTACAGTGGCCATATGCGCCATATTCGCGGCCATGTGCGGGATAAGCGGTGCGGCTGTGGTGAGCATGGGAGTCATAGCTCTCCCTTCCATGTTGAAGTACAACTATGACAAGGAACTGGCCCTGGGTTGCATAAACGCAGGGGGAAGCCTTGGCATCCTGATACCCCCCAGCGTGATCATGATCATATATGCCATCATATCAGGGGAGTCCGTGGGAAAACTTTTTGCAGGAGGTGTGGTTCCGGGCCTTGTCATAGCCTTTCTCCTGAGCCTTTACATCGGAATTCGATGCCTCCTGCAGCCCCACCTGGGCCCTGCCCTGCCCAGGGATCAGAGGGGAAACTTGGCTCAGAAGCTCCTGGCCATAAGAGCCATCATCCTACCTCTTTTGATCGTGGTCATGGTGCTTGGATCCATGATGGGGGGTATCACCACCCCCACAGAGTCCGCCTCCATGGGAGTCTTGGGCGCCATCATCTCCGGACTGGTGCATAAGAGGCTCACCTGGGAGCTCATCAAAGAGGCATGCCTTCGTACATTTAGGCTCACAGGAATGATCATGTGGATTCTCTTCGGGGCCTATTGCTTCAGTGCAGCCTACCACGGCATGGGGGCCCCCGCCCTGGTACAGGATCTCATGAGACATATTCCCGGGGGGGCCTGGGGCAGCATGATCTTCATTCAGGGTGTGCTTTTCGTCTTGGGTATGTTTCTGGATCCGGCCGGCATAATGATGATCACTGCTCCCATATTTCTTCCTGTTGTGAAAGCCCACGGCTTTGACCCTGTTTGGTTCGGAATCCTCTTTACCATCAACATGGAAATCGGGTACATGACCCCGCCTTTTGGCTTCAACCTTTTTTACCTAAAGGGCATAGTTCCTCCATCCATAACAATGGCAGATATCTACCGCTCCGTGATTCCTTACACCCTGGTGGAGCTGGTAGGCCTGGCATTGATCATGGCTTTCCCTGCCTTGGCTACCTGGCTTCCCTCCAAGATCTTTTAGCTGACACCATGACCCATGGATGCCCGCCTCAAAAAAAATCAAGGCCCCAAGCTTGTGATCCTTAAATCCATGTTCGTTAAATCCTTCTTAAGGCTTCTCCCCATTTGCCGTTTCCTGTAAAACTTCTGGAGGGGTGAGCGAAACAGTGAAATAAATCCAATTATATTGCCTTGCTAGCCACTCGGCGCAAGTCCATGCGCATCTACTTCTTCCAGGCCACTCCCCACAGCTCAGGCTCCCTCAACAAAGCCAAGGGCCCTCCTCTTGGTTTGAAGCCTTTGGTATTGTCGTCCCACCTGCTCCTGTGGCTGCACCAGAGCCTGATCCTGAACCAGGGCTTGAAGTTCCTCCAAATAGACCAGGGAGAGAGCTCCTGGAGATGCAGAAGCCTTTCATAGTGGGTCCTGGGATTGCGGGGGCCTGCCTGGCCGGTGAGCCTGTCCCAAAAAAGCCTCTTCATGGGGTAAAAGAGATTGTAAAACCATTTGTTGGGAAAGGTATGAAAGACCACCATCCCATCGGATCTGAGCACCCGATGAACCTCTGCCAGAGTCTTCCTTAACTGGTTCTTGGTCAGGTGCTCCAGTATGTCTGAAAGGATGACCCTGTGAAACACACTGGAAGAAAAAGGCAAACTGGAGCCTTCGGCCCTGCACAATCCGGCCCTTGGGATGATTCCACCCACGGAAGATCTAAAGAGGGTCTCCTTGGATATCTCTATGGCCTCCTTGGATGGATCCACTCCAAAGGCCAGAGCCCCTGCTTCCACGGCATGGCGCAGTAGCTCCCCTCGGCCGCATCCCAGGTCCATGACCCTCATTGGAGATCCCATGTCCGCCAGCCTAAAGACTATGAAAAGCCTCTCATCCAGAAGCCCCCCATGGGTTTCCTTGTAAAGCTCGTGGCCCCCGCAAGCCTCCAGGAAATATGTTCGGTCATAGAGTTCATGGCTCACCTTCCTATGCCTCCTGTACAAAGACCCCCTTGACAAAATTGGGCTCAGGCAAGAAAATCATACTTTGGAAATAGGATATGTCTTGGACCAAGGGATCCAAACCCCTGGGCAAGTTTGATATCAGGAGGAGGATATGTACTCGGAGATAGTTATGGATCATTTCCAGAATCCCCGCAACGTGGGGGAGATGGAAAACCCCGACGGGGTGGGTGAGGTGGGCAATCCCGTTTGCGGGGACATGATGAAGTTCTTCATCCGTGTCAAGGACAATGTCATAGAAGATGTGAAGTTCCTTACCTTCGGCTGTGGGGCGGCCATAGCCGTAAGCAGCATGGTAAGCGAGCTGGCCAAGGGCAAGACCTTGGATGAGGCTCTTCAGATCACCAGAGACCAGGTGGCCGATGCCCTGGGCGGCCTTCCCAAGAACAAGCTGCATTGCTCCAACCTGGGATCAGATGCACTTCATAGGGCCATTCATGATTACCGTCACAAACGTTTAGGGATCCCCATGCCAGAGGCTCCCCAGCATGAGCACGAGGAGCACAAGTTCCGCCACTGTCCTTACTGTGACGTGGAGAACCCAGAAGACCTGGCATATTGCCGGGCCTGCGGCAAGCGGCTCTAAACCCCATGCGCGTCTCCAAGAAGGCCCAGTGCGGCACAAGGGCCATGCTGGAGCTGGCCCTGCATTACGGCCAGAACGTGGTTCCCATCTCCCACATAGCCCGTATCCAGGGGATCTCCATGAAGTATCTGGAGCAAGTGATGACGCCCCTGCGCCGGGCAGGCTTGGTGGAGGCCACCCGTGGAGCAGGGGGCGGGTACAGGCTGACCCGTCCCCCCAAGGAAATCAGGGTCGCAGAAGTCATAAGAGCCCTTCAGGAACCCATGGAGCCCGTGAAGTGCCTTCAAGATACCCGCCTCTGTGACCGAGTAAGCAGGTGTCAAGCCAGAACCATTTGGTCGGATCTGCATCAAATAATAGAAAGCGCCCTTGAGAAAATCACCCTCCAAGAGATCCTGGATCGGGCTCCAGCGGATCCGGAGAAAACTAACCCATGTACACAACCATGGCTTCCTTCCTGACAAAAAAGGCCTGCAGGGCCATAAGAAACTATTCTTCGGGAAATGCTTCCAGGCCTGGACCGCTGGGATGGTTGGGCTTCTGATTGGCCGGGTTGTTTTCCAGGAAAAGGCTGTAGGCACTTTGCTTACAGAAGAGTCGGTTAACCTGTCTTAGAGCCAAGCATCCCTCTTGCCTGGTGATGTTAAACTAAGGCCTGCTGCGTTCTGCGAGAGTCCTGGCTGCCAAGGTGCCTGATCCATCTTCCAGATCCCTTGTCCTCTTGGCCACCAGTTGTCTGAAGGTTCCTGAGTCAGCCGGGCTTACTGGATCTGAATTTATGAAATTGACCTTAAGCGGGTTTATGAACTGCCCCCCCTTCATGAGCCTGAAATCCAGATGGGGTCCTGTAGCAAGTCCCGTTGCTCCCACATAACCTATGACCTGCCCCTGTCTGACGCTTACGCCCGAGCGGATGCCAGCCCCAAATCGGCTCAGGTGACCGTACATGGAAACATAGCTTTGGCCGTGTTGGATCTTTACAAGATTTCCAAAGCCCCCTTCCCAGCCCGCCGAAACTACCCTCCCGTCTGCCACCGCCCGAACAGGAGTACCTGTGGGCGCGGCATAATCCACTCCCAGGTGAGGTCTGTAAGTCTGCAAGATGGGGTGTAACCTGGCCTGGGTAAAACCCGAGGTGATACGGGTAAATTTCAAAGGCGAACGAAGAAAAGCCTTGCGCAGGGACCTGCCTTGGCTGTCAAAATACCCCTCCTGGCTTGCCTTGCCGTTGAAATAGAAGGCCCAGAATGCCCTGCCCTTGTTGACGAACCTGGCAGCCAGGATCCTGCCATAGCCCACCCTCTTATCCCCTATCCATTTCTCCTCCAAAAGCAGGTCAAAACGGTCCCCTGCTCTCAGATCCACGTGGAAGTCAATGTCGTAATCAAAGATGTTGGCCAGGGCAAGGGTTACGGAGGCCGGCAGCCCTGCCTTGTCCATGGCTCCAAAAAGGGAGTTCTGAATGGTTCCAGAGACCACCTTTTGACGCACCTCCAGAGGCTTCATCTCTTTTCGAGCCTGAAGCCTCTCCCCTGAACGTTCCACTAGGAGCATACATTGAAAGTCCAGCTCCGCTTCCACCTGCATCACCCGGCCGTCCTGGTCGTCCAAAGTGACAAGAAACTTGGTTCCTTCCCTCAAACGCTTCAAATCCTGGACTGCTTTCACCGCATCCACGATCTCTTTGGCCTGAATTTGTCCCAGACCGGCTTTCTTGAGGGCATCCTCAAGACCCTCCCCTTTTTTCAAGAGGATTTCCCTGGACTGTTCCTGGCTTTCCTCCTGAACTTCCACTTCTTGCAAAACCGGGGATTCGGAGAAGTCCCTCAGGCCCCGCGCCATTGAAAGCTGTTCTTCCAGCAGTTTGGGCGGTGGGAGGGAGAAGGCCGGGCCATCCATCAACCATGTCACCACCAGGGCCAGGGCAGCCCCTGTGGTCAACAGGCCTGCCACCCGGCAAAGGACCCACTCGGCTTTTCTGCCCCTCAGAAGGTTCCTCCGAAGCCTTTCCCTGCACAAGTGCTTGGAGGACCCCGATCTATCCAGGAAGCCCCTCACACCTCTCAAAACAGAACCTCCATCATCTGACCCACCGACTCCACCCCCAGAACCTCCATGGGGACCTCTTGGCTGGCCTGAGCCATGTTCCCCTTGGGCAGAAGACACTTGCGAAAACCCATCCTGTGGGCCTCCCTCAGCCTTGGAGACACCCTCTGAATCCCACGCACCTCTCCTGTCAGGCCTATCTCCCCGAATAGAACCAAAAGAGGATCCACGGCCCGATTGAGATAACTGGAGGCTATGGCCGAGGCTATGCCCAAATCCACGGCAGGCTCCTCAACCCTCATGCCACCTACCACGTTCACGTACATGTCCTGGTCTGAAAGATGAATGCCCCCATGTTTCTCCAGCACAGCCGTGAGAAGCGCCACCCTCTGCCCGTCAACCCCCATGGTGGCCCTTCTGGGCACACCGTACCCGCTCCTGGAAACAAGGGCCTGCAATTCCACCAAGAGGGGCCTGTTGCCCTCCATGCTGGCCAGAACCACGGAGCCTGGCACGCCCCTGGGCCTTTCGCTCAGGAACCTCTCCGAGGGGTTCATCACCTCTTCCAGGCCTCTTTCCCTCATCTCCAATATGCAGATCTCATCCGTGGAACCAAAACGATTCTTCACACACCTCAGGATCCTGAAAGGATGTCCCCTTTCCCCTTCCAGGTAAAGCACCAGGTCCACCATGTGCTCCAGCACCCTTGGCCCTGCCAGAACCCCCTCCTTGGTCACATGGCCCACCAGCACCACCGTGATGCCGCGGCCCTTGGCCACCGAAGTCAGTAAAGAAGTGGTCTCCCGAAGCTGTCCCACGCTGCCTGGAAGGGAGGGGTGCTGGTCTGTGTAAAGGGTCTGGATGGAATCCACTATTATCAGACGCGGCTCCAGAGCACAAACGGCATCCAGGGCGCGTTCCAGATTTGGCTCTGCCAGTACCCACAAACCTTCGGTCTCAAGCCCCAGCCTGTCCGCCCTTATCTTGAGTTGATGGGGTGATTCCTCCCCGCTCAGATAAACGGCTCTGGCTCCTCCGAGGGTCAGCTTCTGGCAAACCTGAAGCAGCAAAGTTGACTTGCCGATCCCAGGGTCCCCCCCCAGCAGCACCACAGAGCCATCCACCAGGCCTCCACCTAGGACCCTGTCCACCTCGGGCCAACCGGTGCTGAGCCTTCGAGTGCTCTCTGCTGGAATCTGGGAGAGTGGAAGGGGAGAGATCTGCTCCACGGGCCCAAACCAGGCCCTGCGCTGAGGACGTTCAGGCTGCGGCGTTTCTTCCAGCAAGGTGTTCCATTCCCCGCAGTCAGGACAACGGCCCATCCACTTGGCTGAACGATACGCGCAAGCCTGACAAACGTAGCTTGTCCGGAGCTTGGCCATGAATCTCCCCATGGGCCCAGGGCCCAGGACAAATCGGGGGGATTATACGCATGAGCGGGCCTCCTGTCAACCCAAAGCTCAGGCTTTTAAGTGAACAAAAAAATGGCTCCCTGGCCCAGAAGCCAGCGCATCCCAGCCTCCGGGATTTGCCTCATGGCTCAAGACGCATGGAGATACCTGCCTTGAGCCTGGCAACCAACTGCCCAACCCTTCTGGGAAGGTCATCTTCTGTGCGATTCTCTTCAATGAGGCGCACAATGGCACTTCCCACCACAACCCCGTCGGCTAAGCTGGCCGAGGATCTTGCCTGGTTATGGTCCGATATGCCGAATCCCACCATTACCGGAAGGTTGGTCCATTTCCTTATGAGTTGAATCTGTTTTCTAACAGCTTCCAGCTCTGGTTGAGCAGTGCCGGTAACGGCAGTTGTCGATATGCAATATATGAAGCCCTGGGCTCCCCTGAGGATGTGCCAGAGCCGATCAGGCCCTGTGGTGGGAGCCACCAGAACTATGTAATCCAGACCCATGGAGTCCGTATGGCATCTCAGCTCATCCCATTCCTCTGGCGGAAGATCCACAACCAGGATGCCGTCCAGTCCTGATCCACAAGCTTCCCTGGCAAATCGCTCAGGCCCGTAAGCCAAGATGGGATTGTAGTAAGTGAAGAGCAAAAGCGGAATGTCAAGCACTCTTCTCAGTGCGACCACCAGTTCCAAAACCCTCTCCAGGGTGGTTCCACTCATCAATGCCCTTCGGCATGCAGCCTGGAT is part of the bacterium genome and harbors:
- a CDS encoding AMP-binding protein, with the protein product MLQWPPLYDDRYMPAQDQKYWFPDLETMDPVEREKIIFQKIKAQMAWAYERSPFYKKKWDQAGIRLEKIRSLEDFEQVPVLTKEEIRKDQAENPPFGSYLCIEPSEVIRIHGTSGTTGRPTAFAIGREDWRRIANAHARIMWGAGLRPQDTIFIGSFFSLYMGSWGALVGGERLGAKCFPFGAGVPGQTLMGLSWMKEIKPTAFYGTPSYALYIAEVARENGYDCRKDFSFRIMFFSGEPGAGIPSTKRLIEQTYGCKCVDMGSTAEMTPWMTNGECEYRQGMHLWNDIVYTELVDPKTMRRVPYGSEGVPVYTHLERTSQPMIRFWSGDLSLWTDEPCPCGRTYPRLPRGIYGRVDDMLVIRGENVYPSAIEEVLRGMEGFGGEFRIIVSRERAMDDLLVQAEYSQEIHRAAQSDPGVLERFKSDMATRIKGKIGLRPTIELLAPGSLERTQFKARRVIDRRRLFDDK
- a CDS encoding cobalamin-dependent protein (Presence of a B(12) (cobalamin)-binding domain implies dependence on cobalamin itself, in one of its several forms, or in some unusual lineages, dependence on a cobalamin-like analog.); protein product: MARGRPIKVLLAKLGLDIHWRGVVSISRLLRDAGMEVIYLGNQFPEAIATAALQEAPDVVGLSTLSGNHLSLGPKVVRLLREKGMEDIPVIMGGVIPPQDMEELKRLGIREVFGPNTPVSRIISFIEQEARERRV
- a CDS encoding methylmalonyl-CoA mutase family protein; this translates as MKKKSLFHPETIEEIRQARSRWERDCLSPEDLEGEKNLRSASGIPLRLIYTPEDISELDYMRDLSFSGLAPYTRGVYPNMYRGRPFTIRQIAGFGSPEDCNKRMRFFLEKGGTGLNIVLDLPTIRGYDSDSPQAEGNVGQCGVAIDSVEDMASLFEGLPIDRVSVSLVTHLPSTTVVLLSMYLVMAQERGIPWESLAGTTQNDFLMETTIGSAPEILPPRQSFRIQCDVIEQASSLLPRWNPVSYNGYNLREAGTDAITEVGVAIANAEATARELIRRGLHPDSFLPRFSFFWDLHNDFFEEIAKCRASRRVWYRITSEGLGAEKPRSHLMRFHVQTAGITLPAIEPLNNIARAAIQGLAAVLGGAQSLHVDSYDEAFSAPTEQSALISLRTQQILQVETGVTKVVDPLGGSYFLESLTSQMESRILEFLEKINSLGGIIASVESGWMHRLIADFAYEQQRAIESGKFPIVGVNYQPGESSQIPQEIFRYPETESRQKQKLRELKSQRDKGAWHKAMNDLRECCLQGGNLMPPVMEAVRARATLGEIQGVFRKIFGLWEFPLK
- a CDS encoding FadR/GntR family transcriptional regulator translates to MFKPIRPKRVTHEIVVQIQELMGSGALRPGSRLPPEREMAQQLGVSRPTLREAMGILEHLGLVQSVQGNGTYVMNVAERCLRDPLQELILSSERRMVELAEFRTEVESWAVALAAERIEPQELKLLEEILEQMKLGLQQGKPIHHLDADFHLSLARATHNGIYYHVANTIFYLFAEVTRVSHERIFRSPKEKLQLLEEHEAIYQAVAEAKGEKARKLMREHLGRTEEWFKKTFGEQDSRRRNEKEKPFPS
- a CDS encoding winged helix-turn-helix transcriptional regulator, with amino-acid sequence MSETEKTILEAMKKAGRPLRPGDVARITGKDVSEVSKAIQELKEKGKINSPKKCFYSPSEE
- the dctP gene encoding TRAP transporter substrate-binding protein DctP, encoding MSGRRGFWVCMVSLFVLGLCLSAGIKPSHSAEKVIKWKCQSHWPTASSSYKDSLIRLVENIKSRTNGRLLIEPFAAESLVPSPEIFNAVKRGMIEMATASPGYFRDQVPLAGIASGLPFAFRQVWECAYFHKGLGFEQMMREACSPHGVYVSTDKVYPTEMVSKKPLEKMEDFKGLKVRSSGVLANFLTALGGAGSYIPGPEIYPGLASGVIDAAHWGAVQGAASMGFYDVCKYHLKPGLNIAATDVWLINQKAMDSLPADIREILLWTLEEQFWFRTTQYEYLEAITLAKVQKEKGVKVVVLAPEEQKKITEVAVKIWDEEAKKAPENAKAVELLKDFLKSLGYL
- a CDS encoding TRAP transporter small permease subunit yields the protein MQRVLNAVDFLNDRLGRILSLGILLIFGLLILEVALRYLFNSPTVWANELTQMIFGAYVVLSGGHLLWCGGHVNVDILYSRLSPRTKALMDVLTSSVFFAFCLMLLYYGGSLALESLGRWEHSQSPWNPPLYPVKLTIPLGALLVLIQGTAKLLRDILILAGKKEPSAPKPH